A genomic window from Variovorax paradoxus includes:
- a CDS encoding histidine phosphatase family protein: MGTLYLVRHGQASFGAADYDNLSELGHRQAVRLGEYWRERGMKFDAVITGTLKRHRQTWEGIAKGLGLERDDVLPWPGLNEYDSEAVIATIHQGKLQKPDSPEMYRHHFRLLREGLSAWMQGKTAPVGMPSYVDFLAGVTTALDHVRDKHHGAKVLVVSSGGPISTAVGHVLGTSAETTIELNLRIRNTSVTEFAFTPKRHMLVTYNTLPHLDGPAYEDWITYS; the protein is encoded by the coding sequence ATGGGAACCCTCTACCTCGTGCGCCACGGACAGGCCAGCTTTGGCGCTGCCGACTATGACAACCTGAGTGAACTCGGACACCGGCAGGCTGTTCGCCTCGGTGAGTACTGGCGTGAGCGCGGCATGAAGTTCGATGCTGTCATCACCGGCACGTTGAAGCGCCATCGCCAGACCTGGGAAGGCATCGCCAAGGGCCTTGGTCTCGAGCGCGACGACGTACTGCCGTGGCCTGGCCTCAACGAGTACGACAGCGAAGCGGTCATCGCCACCATCCACCAAGGCAAGCTGCAGAAGCCCGACTCGCCCGAGATGTACCGTCACCACTTCCGCCTGCTGCGCGAAGGGTTGAGCGCGTGGATGCAGGGCAAGACGGCGCCGGTCGGCATGCCGAGCTATGTCGACTTTCTGGCCGGCGTGACGACGGCGCTCGACCATGTGCGTGACAAGCACCATGGCGCGAAGGTGCTGGTGGTGTCGAGCGGGGGGCCGATCAGTACGGCGGTGGGGCATGTGCTCGGCACGAGCGCCGAGACGACGATTGAACTCAACCTGCGCATCCGCAACACGTCGGTGACCGAGTTCGCCTTCACGCCCAAGCGGCACATGCTTGTGACCTACAACACGCTGCCGCACCTGGATGGTCCGGCGTATGAAGACTGGATCACCTACTCCTGA
- a CDS encoding tartrate dehydrogenase, whose product MSTHRIAVIAGDGIGKETMPEGVRVLDAAARKFGIDLKFDHFDFSSWDYYEKHGQMLPDNWKDQIGGHDAIFFGAVGWPEKIADHVSLWGSLLMFRREFDQYVNLRPARLMPGIIAPVVRRDGTPREPGEIDMYIVRENTEGEYSSIGGRMYQGTPREIVVQETVMSRVGVDRVLKFAFELAQSRPKKHLTSATKSNGISITMPYWDERVAEMGKNYPGITLDKFHIDILTAHFVQRPDFFDVVVASNLFGDILSDLGPACTGTIGIAPSANLNPERTMPSLFEPVHGSAPDIAGKGIANPIGQIWCGAMMLEFLGHKQAHDAILSTIEKVLAPQSGAPRTPDIGGTASTSDLGKAIAEAL is encoded by the coding sequence ATGAGCACCCACAGAATCGCAGTCATCGCCGGCGACGGCATCGGCAAGGAAACCATGCCTGAGGGCGTGCGCGTGCTGGATGCCGCGGCGCGCAAGTTCGGCATCGACCTGAAGTTCGACCACTTCGATTTCTCGAGCTGGGACTACTACGAGAAGCACGGCCAGATGCTGCCCGACAACTGGAAGGACCAGATCGGGGGGCACGATGCCATCTTCTTCGGTGCGGTCGGCTGGCCCGAGAAGATTGCCGACCACGTGTCGCTGTGGGGCTCGCTGCTGATGTTCCGCCGCGAGTTCGACCAATACGTCAACCTGCGTCCGGCACGCCTGATGCCCGGCATCATCGCCCCGGTGGTGCGGCGCGACGGCACGCCGCGCGAGCCCGGCGAGATCGACATGTACATCGTGCGCGAGAACACCGAGGGCGAATACTCCAGCATCGGCGGGCGCATGTACCAGGGCACGCCGCGCGAGATCGTGGTGCAGGAGACCGTGATGTCGCGCGTGGGCGTCGACCGGGTACTGAAGTTCGCGTTCGAGCTCGCGCAATCGCGGCCGAAGAAGCACCTGACCAGCGCCACCAAGTCGAACGGCATCTCGATCACCATGCCGTACTGGGACGAGCGCGTGGCCGAGATGGGCAAGAACTACCCGGGCATCACGCTCGACAAGTTCCACATCGACATCCTCACCGCGCACTTCGTGCAACGGCCCGACTTCTTCGACGTGGTGGTGGCGAGCAACCTGTTCGGCGACATCCTGTCGGACCTGGGCCCGGCCTGCACCGGCACCATCGGCATCGCGCCGAGCGCCAATCTCAACCCAGAGCGCACCATGCCCTCGCTGTTCGAGCCGGTGCATGGCTCGGCGCCCGACATCGCCGGCAAGGGCATCGCGAACCCCATCGGGCAGATCTGGTGCGGCGCGATGATGCTGGAGTTTCTGGGCCACAAGCAGGCGCACGACGCCATTCTTTCGACCATCGAGAAGGTGCTCGCGCCCCAAAGCGGAGCACCGCGCACCCCGGACATCGGCGGGACGGCCAGCACCAGCGACCTCGGCAAGGCGATCGCCGAGGCGCTTTGA
- a CDS encoding protein-L-isoaspartate(D-aspartate) O-methyltransferase gives MATQRPSFPVRLTPTASAATRGRMPAVPAKPLVHSTPSMASDAVRARMVQRLAAQGISDPRVLRAMGAVERHRFVDSALVNQAYEDTSLPIGLGQTISKPNVVARMIELLMGAPALAGKPQDKLGRVLEIGTGCGYQAAVLNHVATEVYSIERLRGLHERARANLRHFRLATVHLMLGDGMIGYAKGAPYAGIIAAAGGEAVPEAWIAQLAVGGRIVAPTQSASGGQALVVIDKTSRGLERLILEAVHFVPLKSGIA, from the coding sequence ATGGCCACACAGCGGCCCAGTTTCCCCGTTCGCCTGACACCTACTGCTTCAGCCGCCACGCGTGGGCGCATGCCCGCCGTGCCGGCCAAGCCCTTGGTGCACTCCACGCCCTCGATGGCGTCCGATGCCGTGCGCGCGCGCATGGTGCAGAGGCTTGCGGCACAAGGTATTTCCGATCCGCGCGTTCTGCGCGCGATGGGCGCCGTGGAGCGGCATCGTTTCGTCGACAGCGCACTGGTCAACCAGGCCTACGAGGACACGAGCCTGCCGATCGGGTTGGGGCAGACCATATCAAAGCCCAACGTTGTGGCCCGCATGATCGAGCTGCTGATGGGCGCACCCGCACTGGCAGGAAAGCCGCAGGACAAGCTGGGCCGCGTGCTCGAGATCGGCACTGGTTGCGGTTACCAGGCGGCCGTGCTGAATCATGTGGCTACCGAGGTCTACAGCATCGAGCGCCTGCGTGGCCTGCACGAGCGAGCGCGCGCCAACCTGCGGCACTTCCGGCTGGCCACGGTGCACCTGATGCTGGGCGACGGGATGATCGGCTATGCCAAGGGCGCGCCCTATGCCGGCATCATTGCTGCGGCAGGCGGCGAGGCGGTGCCCGAGGCCTGGATTGCGCAGCTCGCGGTGGGCGGCCGCATCGTGGCGCCAACCCAATCAGCGAGTGGTGGTCAAGCCCTTGTCGTCATCGACAAGACCTCGCGGGGACTGGAGCGGCTCATTCTTGAGGCGGTTCACTTTGTCCCCCTAAAATCAGGTATCGCTTGA
- a CDS encoding GlsB/YeaQ/YmgE family stress response membrane protein, with protein sequence MSIVWTILIGFVVGLVARAVKPGDDSAGFIVTTIIGVAGSLIVTYVGQSLGWYTAGQGAGFIASVLGAIVLLIIYGLIKRKS encoded by the coding sequence ATGAGCATCGTCTGGACTATTCTGATCGGGTTCGTCGTGGGACTTGTGGCACGGGCCGTCAAGCCGGGCGACGACTCCGCGGGCTTCATCGTCACCACCATCATTGGCGTCGCAGGCTCGCTGATCGTCACGTACGTCGGCCAGTCGCTGGGCTGGTACACCGCCGGCCAGGGCGCTGGCTTCATCGCCTCCGTGCTGGGCGCTATCGTGCTGCTCATCATCTACGGCCTGATCAAGCGCAAGAGCTGA
- the surE gene encoding 5'/3'-nucleotidase SurE, which yields MKILISNDDGFQAPGIVALYDALKDIAEVEVVAPEHNNSAKSNALTLAAPLYVREAHNGFRYVTGTPADCVHIALKGLLDYRPDLVVSGINNGANMGDDTIYSGTVGAAMEAYLFGIPAIAFSQIEKGWAHVDAAAQVARRLVLQIERERMLEGGAFLLNVNVPNLPFDELRPVKVCRLGRRHAAEKVITQDSPRGETMYWIAGAGGAKDSGEGTDFHATAAGHIALTPLQIDLTDHANLGQWRETVARLGN from the coding sequence ATGAAGATACTAATTTCCAACGACGATGGCTTTCAGGCGCCGGGCATCGTCGCGCTGTACGACGCACTCAAGGACATCGCCGAGGTCGAGGTGGTTGCACCCGAGCACAACAACAGCGCCAAGTCGAACGCGCTGACCCTGGCGGCACCGCTGTACGTGCGCGAGGCACACAACGGTTTTCGCTATGTGACCGGCACTCCGGCCGACTGCGTGCACATCGCGCTCAAGGGCCTGCTCGACTATCGGCCCGACCTGGTGGTCTCCGGTATCAACAACGGCGCCAACATGGGCGACGACACCATCTATTCAGGCACGGTCGGCGCGGCGATGGAGGCTTATCTGTTCGGCATTCCGGCCATTGCCTTCTCGCAGATCGAAAAAGGCTGGGCGCACGTAGATGCAGCCGCCCAGGTGGCGCGCCGGCTGGTGCTGCAGATCGAGCGCGAACGCATGCTCGAAGGCGGTGCCTTCCTGCTCAACGTGAACGTGCCGAACCTGCCTTTCGACGAATTGAGGCCCGTCAAGGTCTGCCGGCTCGGCCGTCGCCATGCGGCAGAGAAGGTGATCACGCAGGACAGTCCGCGCGGCGAAACCATGTACTGGATCGCCGGCGCGGGCGGTGCCAAGGACAGCGGTGAAGGCACCGACTTCCATGCCACTGCAGCCGGCCACATCGCGCTGACACCACTGCAGATCGACCTGACCGACCACGCCAACCTCGGCCAATGGCGCGAGACGGTGGCCCGTCTCGGCAACTGA
- a CDS encoding NADPH:quinone oxidoreductase family protein, which produces MHAWLCENPTGVDALTWKELPTPTPGPGQVLIEIKAASLNFPDLLIVQNKYQMKPPLPFVPGSEYAGVIQAVGDGVTHLKVGQNVACLSGTGGFGTHTLAPAALCMPLPEGFGHVDAAAFIMIYATSWHALMDRAQLKAGETVLVLGAAGGVGTAAIQIAKAAGAKVIAAASTDEKCELCRSIGADATINYTTHALPNGFRDAIKAATDGKGPDVIYDPVGGDFAEPVFRSIGWRGRYLVVGFASGPIPSLPLNLTLLKGASLVGVFWGDFARREPKANAQMMAELAHWYGQGKIKPVIDSTMPMAELKAAYAHMGSRGVKGKLVMVN; this is translated from the coding sequence ATGCACGCATGGCTTTGCGAAAACCCCACCGGCGTCGACGCGCTGACCTGGAAAGAACTGCCGACACCGACACCGGGCCCGGGTCAGGTGCTGATCGAAATCAAGGCGGCAAGCCTGAACTTCCCCGATCTGCTGATCGTGCAGAACAAATACCAGATGAAGCCGCCCCTGCCCTTCGTGCCGGGCTCCGAATATGCGGGCGTCATCCAGGCGGTCGGCGATGGTGTCACGCACCTCAAGGTCGGGCAGAACGTGGCCTGCCTTTCGGGCACTGGCGGCTTCGGCACTCACACGCTGGCGCCAGCCGCGCTGTGCATGCCACTGCCTGAAGGCTTCGGCCACGTCGATGCAGCGGCTTTCATCATGATCTATGCCACATCGTGGCATGCACTGATGGACCGCGCGCAACTCAAGGCCGGCGAAACCGTGCTGGTACTCGGCGCCGCCGGCGGCGTGGGCACGGCGGCCATCCAGATCGCAAAGGCTGCAGGAGCCAAAGTGATCGCAGCGGCCTCCACCGATGAGAAATGCGAACTTTGCCGTTCCATCGGCGCCGACGCGACGATCAACTACACGACGCATGCACTGCCCAACGGTTTTCGCGACGCCATCAAGGCCGCCACCGACGGCAAAGGGCCGGATGTCATTTACGACCCGGTGGGCGGCGATTTTGCAGAGCCGGTCTTTCGCTCCATCGGCTGGCGCGGCCGTTATTTGGTCGTCGGTTTTGCGTCCGGCCCGATTCCGTCGCTGCCATTGAATCTGACGCTGCTGAAAGGCGCTTCGCTGGTCGGCGTGTTCTGGGGCGATTTCGCCAGGCGCGAGCCCAAGGCCAATGCACAGATGATGGCGGAATTGGCGCACTGGTACGGCCAGGGAAAGATCAAGCCAGTGATCGACAGCACGATGCCGATGGCGGAATTGAAGGCCGCATACGCCCACATGGGTTCGCGCGGCGTTAAAGGAAAACTGGTGATGGTGAACTGA
- a CDS encoding HU family DNA-binding protein, with protein MNKTELIEHIAKNADISKAAATRALESTIGAIRTTLKKGGSVSLVGFGTFAVGKRAARTGRNPRTGDAIKIKAAKIPKFRPGKALKDALN; from the coding sequence GTGAACAAGACCGAACTGATTGAGCACATCGCAAAGAACGCCGATATTTCCAAAGCCGCAGCGACCCGTGCGCTCGAATCCACCATCGGCGCTATTCGTACCACGCTCAAAAAGGGCGGCTCCGTTTCGCTCGTCGGTTTCGGCACTTTCGCAGTAGGCAAACGCGCGGCCCGCACCGGCCGAAATCCCCGTACCGGCGACGCGATTAAAATCAAGGCAGCCAAGATCCCGAAGTTCCGTCCGGGCAAGGCGCTGAAAGACGCGCTGAACTAA
- a CDS encoding SurA N-terminal domain-containing protein, whose product MFDFFRKYNKIVMIFLFLLIIPSFVLFGVERYQGSGRDEKVARIEGHDITKPEWDQQHRVETDRIRQQSPNVDPTLLDSDALRYATLERMVRDRVLAAAAAKANMTVSEDRLSRMFAQDTGLAAFRTPDGKFDREAFQRVTGRTPEQYEASVRSDMATQQVLLGISGTTFTPPALAATTINAFYDSREIQVARFSPESFASKVTVSDADIETYYKDHTAQFQAPEQASIEYLVLDLEAAKKNVVVNEADLKTYYEQNASRFGTKEERRASHILITAPASMSAADREKAKAKAEQLLADVKKAPNTFAEVARKNSQDPGSAEKGGDLDFVTKGAMVKPFEDAMFALKKGEISSVVETEFGYHIIHLTDIKPAVVPPFEQVRATIENDMRSQQATQEFAKAAEAFTDAVYQSPESLKPAADKLKLTIKTADNVARLPAPGATGPLASRNFLSALFAADSLDRKQNTEAIEVGPSQLASGRVTKYAPAHPVPLADVKDKIRAQLVTERAAVLAKTEGEAKLAAWTAKADGATFGAPVTVSRRDAQSQPLPVIDAALRADGSKLPAIVGVDLGAQGYSVVRVTKIVPRTPPPPELAKQEQAQVGQSVAAAEDAAYYNMLKDRFKAEILVPKPAETLPQAAGR is encoded by the coding sequence ATGTTTGATTTCTTCCGCAAGTACAACAAGATCGTCATGATTTTCTTGTTCTTGCTGATCATTCCCTCGTTCGTGCTCTTCGGTGTCGAGCGCTACCAGGGCTCCGGTCGCGACGAGAAGGTAGCCCGCATCGAGGGCCACGACATCACGAAGCCCGAATGGGATCAGCAGCACCGCGTTGAGACCGATCGCATTCGCCAGCAATCGCCCAACGTCGACCCGACGCTGCTCGACTCCGATGCCTTGCGCTACGCCACTCTGGAGCGCATGGTGCGCGACCGCGTGCTGGCCGCAGCGGCTGCCAAGGCCAACATGACGGTGTCTGAAGACCGCCTGTCGCGCATGTTCGCGCAGGACACGGGCCTGGCTGCGTTCCGTACGCCCGACGGCAAGTTCGACCGCGAGGCTTTCCAGCGTGTGACCGGTCGCACGCCTGAGCAGTACGAAGCGTCGGTGCGTTCCGACATGGCAACGCAGCAGGTGCTGCTGGGCATTTCGGGCACGACCTTCACGCCGCCGGCACTGGCCGCCACCACCATCAACGCCTTCTACGACAGCCGCGAAATCCAGGTGGCCCGTTTCAGCCCCGAGAGCTTCGCATCGAAGGTGACGGTGAGCGATGCCGACATCGAGACCTACTACAAGGACCACACGGCACAGTTCCAGGCGCCCGAGCAGGCCAGCATCGAGTACCTCGTGCTCGACCTTGAGGCGGCCAAGAAGAACGTCGTCGTGAACGAGGCCGACCTCAAGACCTATTACGAACAGAACGCCTCGCGCTTCGGCACCAAGGAAGAGCGCCGCGCCAGCCACATCCTGATCACCGCGCCAGCCAGCATGTCCGCCGCCGACCGCGAAAAGGCCAAGGCCAAGGCTGAGCAACTGCTGGCCGATGTGAAGAAGGCGCCCAACACCTTCGCTGAAGTCGCGCGCAAGAATTCGCAAGACCCCGGTTCGGCAGAGAAGGGCGGCGACCTCGACTTCGTGACGAAGGGCGCCATGGTCAAGCCTTTCGAGGACGCGATGTTCGCGCTCAAGAAAGGCGAGATCAGCAGCGTCGTCGAAACCGAATTCGGCTACCACATCATTCACCTGACTGACATCAAGCCGGCCGTGGTGCCACCCTTCGAGCAAGTGCGCGCGACCATCGAGAACGACATGCGCTCGCAGCAGGCGACACAGGAGTTCGCGAAGGCTGCCGAGGCATTCACCGATGCGGTCTACCAGTCGCCCGAGAGCCTCAAGCCGGCCGCCGACAAGCTGAAGCTCACGATCAAGACAGCCGACAACGTCGCGCGCCTGCCTGCACCGGGCGCCACCGGTCCGCTGGCCAGCCGCAACTTCCTGAGCGCGCTGTTCGCCGCCGACTCGCTCGACCGCAAGCAGAACACCGAAGCGATTGAAGTCGGCCCCAGCCAGCTCGCATCGGGCCGCGTGACGAAGTACGCGCCGGCGCACCCGGTGCCGCTGGCCGACGTGAAGGACAAGATCCGTGCGCAGCTCGTCACCGAGCGCGCCGCGGTGCTGGCCAAGACCGAGGGCGAAGCCAAGCTCGCCGCGTGGACCGCCAAGGCGGACGGTGCGACCTTCGGTGCACCCGTGACGGTGTCGCGCCGCGACGCGCAATCGCAGCCGCTGCCGGTCATCGACGCCGCGCTGCGTGCGGATGGCTCCAAGCTGCCCGCGATTGTGGGCGTGGACCTCGGCGCGCAGGGCTATTCCGTGGTCCGCGTGACCAAGATTGTTCCCCGCACGCCGCCGCCGCCCGAGCTCGCAAAGCAGGAGCAGGCGCAGGTCGGCCAATCCGTGGCCGCGGCTGAAGATGCCGCCTACTACAACATGCTGAAAGACCGCTTCAAGGCTGAGATCCTGGTGCCGAAGCCAGCGGAGACGCTGCCGCAAGCCGCAGGCCGCTGA
- a CDS encoding LysR substrate-binding domain-containing protein, which yields MNSPSMDRSDLALVLAIRDQGSLAGAAATLDVVPSVITKRLGALEARLGQRLFDRTTRRLSVTVEGEAVCLHARTLLDGFAALESELGERQNELTGTVRLAATFGFGRRWLGPAVAAFQARHPALQIELMLTEQLPDLGAEGYDGAVWLWAVQQRHAADWVSRRIARNQRVLAASPGYLKRRGTPATVEALASHDCLVARENGDASQRQYALWTLRHARDGSTARVRVQGPLASNSGEMVRDWCVAGHGVMLRSLWDIAPQLASGELVRVLPQYAMAEADIHWIAPWRPKTPRRVRLLVDHLVEQFRGEPWKPGKAGAR from the coding sequence ATGAATTCTCCCTCGATGGACCGCAGCGACCTGGCGCTCGTGCTGGCCATTCGCGACCAGGGCAGCCTGGCGGGTGCGGCCGCCACGCTCGATGTCGTGCCCTCCGTCATCACCAAGCGGCTGGGTGCGCTGGAGGCCCGCCTGGGCCAGCGCCTGTTCGACCGCACCACCCGGCGGCTCAGCGTCACGGTTGAAGGCGAAGCGGTCTGCCTGCATGCGCGAACGCTGCTCGATGGCTTTGCCGCGCTCGAAAGCGAGCTCGGCGAACGCCAGAACGAGTTGACCGGCACGGTCCGCCTGGCCGCAACGTTCGGCTTCGGCCGACGCTGGCTCGGACCGGCGGTGGCGGCCTTTCAGGCGCGGCACCCTGCGCTGCAGATCGAGCTGATGCTGACCGAGCAACTGCCCGACCTCGGCGCCGAAGGCTACGACGGCGCGGTCTGGCTCTGGGCCGTGCAGCAGCGCCACGCGGCCGACTGGGTTTCGCGGCGCATCGCGCGCAACCAGCGCGTGCTGGCTGCTTCGCCAGGTTACCTGAAGCGCCGCGGCACGCCAGCCACCGTCGAGGCACTGGCTTCTCACGATTGCCTGGTCGCACGCGAGAACGGCGATGCCAGCCAGCGCCAGTACGCGCTCTGGACCCTGCGCCATGCGCGCGACGGCAGCACGGCGCGCGTGCGTGTTCAAGGGCCGCTGGCCAGCAATTCGGGCGAGATGGTGCGCGACTGGTGCGTGGCCGGGCACGGCGTCATGCTGCGCAGCCTGTGGGACATCGCACCGCAACTCGCGAGCGGCGAACTCGTGCGCGTGCTGCCGCAATACGCAATGGCGGAAGCAGACATCCACTGGATTGCACCATGGCGGCCGAAGACGCCGCGACGCGTGCGGCTGCTGGTCGATCACCTCGTGGAACAGTTCCGCGGCGAGCCCTGGAAGCCGGGCAAGGCCGGCGCACGTTAA
- a CDS encoding alpha/beta fold hydrolase, whose product MTASFLSLPTFDIERNGVRIHGRIGGRGAPLLLLHGHPQTHAIWHRVAPALMERFTVVAVDLRGYGDSGRPAADAEHVAYSKREMALDALAAMQHHGFERFGVLAHDRGARVAHRLAMDHPAAVERMLLLDIAPTLAMYEQTSEAFAKAYWHWFFLIQPPPLPEALIASDPVRYVRSVMGGRHAGLAPFAPEVLAEYERCAAIAGTAESICEDYRASATIDLVHDREDIAAGRQLAQPLRVLWGEHGAVGKAFDVLALWRDRAADVSGRALPCGHYVPEEAPDELLAETQAFFLPLQHAHAGANP is encoded by the coding sequence GTGACGGCCTCTTTTCTCTCCCTTCCCACTTTCGACATCGAGCGCAACGGCGTGCGCATCCATGGCCGCATCGGCGGGCGCGGCGCGCCCTTGCTGTTGCTGCACGGACATCCGCAGACGCACGCTATCTGGCATCGCGTGGCGCCGGCATTGATGGAGCGGTTCACGGTGGTAGCGGTCGACCTGCGCGGCTATGGCGATTCAGGCCGACCGGCAGCCGATGCCGAGCACGTGGCCTATAGCAAGCGGGAGATGGCGCTCGATGCGCTCGCGGCCATGCAGCATCACGGTTTCGAGCGCTTCGGCGTGCTGGCGCACGACCGTGGCGCGCGTGTGGCTCATCGGCTTGCGATGGACCATCCCGCGGCAGTCGAGCGCATGCTGCTGCTCGACATCGCACCCACGCTCGCGATGTACGAGCAAACCTCAGAAGCATTTGCCAAGGCCTACTGGCATTGGTTCTTCCTGATCCAGCCGCCGCCGCTGCCAGAGGCGCTGATTGCGTCCGACCCGGTGCGCTACGTGCGCAGCGTGATGGGTGGGCGGCATGCCGGCCTCGCGCCCTTTGCGCCCGAGGTGCTGGCTGAATACGAACGCTGCGCCGCCATCGCGGGCACCGCCGAATCCATCTGCGAGGACTATCGCGCCTCCGCCACCATCGACCTTGTACACGACCGCGAAGACATCGCCGCTGGCCGGCAACTGGCACAGCCGCTGCGAGTGCTGTGGGGCGAGCATGGTGCGGTCGGCAAGGCCTTCGATGTGCTCGCGCTGTGGCGCGACCGTGCCGCCGATGTGTCGGGCCGCGCCTTGCCGTGCGGCCACTACGTTCCCGAAGAGGCCCCGGACGAATTGCTCGCCGAGACCCAGGCATTCTTTCTACCTCTACAACACGCACACGCAGGAGCCAACCCATGA
- a CDS encoding YbhB/YbcL family Raf kinase inhibitor-like protein, translating into MLEKLPEVIGQALQGVRAGLDNIVFNTLGMREGMASIALTSVAFADHAPLPRRYTADGEGVSPPLQWTGLPAGAASLLLIVEDADSPTPNPLVHAIVVNLAADSGALAEAAIPSQGNEGAGLHVGRNSTLQAAWLPPDPPPGHGVHRYAFQLFALGSVPELSETPGRDEIVDALREHANASGLLIGTHERSDGSIRIQEGVTPGGPMAAG; encoded by the coding sequence ATGCTCGAAAAACTGCCCGAAGTCATTGGCCAGGCGCTGCAGGGTGTGCGCGCCGGCTTGGACAACATCGTCTTCAACACTCTCGGTATGCGGGAAGGGATGGCCTCCATTGCGCTCACCAGTGTGGCCTTTGCGGACCATGCGCCGCTGCCGAGGCGTTATACCGCTGATGGCGAAGGCGTCTCGCCGCCGCTTCAGTGGACCGGCTTGCCGGCTGGCGCGGCGTCGTTGCTGCTGATCGTGGAGGACGCCGATTCACCCACGCCGAATCCGCTGGTGCATGCCATCGTGGTGAATCTTGCGGCGGACAGCGGGGCGCTGGCCGAGGCCGCCATTCCCAGTCAGGGCAATGAGGGCGCGGGATTGCACGTTGGGCGCAATTCGACACTGCAGGCAGCTTGGCTGCCGCCCGACCCGCCTCCTGGGCACGGGGTCCATCGGTACGCGTTCCAGTTGTTTGCGCTTGGAAGCGTTCCGGAGCTTTCAGAAACGCCCGGCCGTGACGAAATCGTCGATGCCTTGCGCGAACACGCTAATGCCAGTGGTCTGTTGATCGGCACCCATGAGCGATCCGATGGCTCGATCAGGATCCAGGAAGGCGTGACCCCGGGCGGGCCAATGGCGGCTGGGTGA
- a CDS encoding H-NS histone family protein, whose protein sequence is MASTLADINSQIKKHDEQIAQLRKQAEDLRNQERAGVVEELRKKIAEYGLTASDLKLTGRVGAAKRSAGTAPAKAAAKYRGPTGETWSGGRGRKPRWVTEALAAGKSLSDYEIK, encoded by the coding sequence ATGGCTTCGACCCTCGCCGATATCAATTCCCAGATCAAGAAGCATGACGAGCAGATTGCGCAATTGCGCAAGCAGGCCGAAGACCTGCGCAACCAGGAACGCGCAGGCGTGGTTGAAGAGTTGCGCAAGAAGATCGCCGAATACGGTTTGACTGCTTCCGATCTGAAACTTACCGGCCGTGTGGGCGCGGCCAAGCGCAGTGCGGGAACCGCTCCGGCCAAGGCTGCCGCCAAATACCGTGGCCCGACCGGCGAAACCTGGTCTGGTGGCCGTGGCCGCAAGCCGCGTTGGGTGACTGAGGCATTGGCTGCGGGCAAGTCGCTTTCCGATTACGAGATCAAGTAA